One stretch of Janibacter limosus DNA includes these proteins:
- a CDS encoding ClpP family protease has protein sequence MSTYSIPSVIAQHPRGERIMDVYSHLLTERIIYLGTGIDAGVANALIAQLIHLESVAPDRDIQLYINCEGGDPSAMLAVLDTMRYIRPDVATTCVGQAVAVGAVLLAAGTPGKRAALSHARVVLHQPSLQGRGPIPDLILQADELVRVRSDIEEVLASATGRPVAELRADTDRDRVFTAAAARDYGLIDEVMETR, from the coding sequence ATGAGCACCTACTCGATCCCCAGCGTCATCGCCCAGCACCCGCGCGGCGAGCGGATCATGGACGTCTACTCGCACCTGCTCACCGAGCGCATCATCTACCTCGGCACGGGCATCGACGCCGGTGTCGCCAACGCCCTGATCGCCCAGCTGATCCACCTCGAGTCGGTCGCACCGGACCGGGACATCCAGCTCTACATCAACTGCGAAGGGGGTGACCCCAGCGCGATGCTCGCGGTCCTGGACACCATGCGCTACATCCGACCCGATGTCGCGACGACCTGCGTCGGCCAGGCGGTGGCCGTCGGCGCCGTGCTGCTTGCTGCCGGCACCCCGGGCAAGCGCGCTGCGCTCTCGCACGCCCGGGTCGTCCTGCACCAACCGTCGCTGCAGGGCCGCGGACCGATCCCCGACCTGATCCTGCAGGCCGACGAGCTCGTGAGGGTGCGCTCGGACATCGAGGAGGTCCTGGCCTCGGCCACCGGTCGGCCCGTCGCGGAGCTGCGTGCGGACACCGATCGGGATCGGGTCTTCACCGCGGCGGCGGCGCGGGACTACGGGCTCATCGACGAGGTGATGGAGACGCGCTGA
- a CDS encoding ClpP family protease yields MADTPTPRLFDDRTRRELLQERVLVLDGAAADPAADVALWIHSPGGSVPAMLAIRDVMRLVPNDVSTLALGIACSAGQFLLSSGTPGKRRALPHSRVLMHQGSAGIGGTAVDVELQADDLRHTRDTVLGLIAQDTGQPLERVFEDSLRDRWYSAQEAVDYGFVDAIVASFDEVSPKSRERTGFAGSLAGSAR; encoded by the coding sequence ATGGCTGACACACCGACCCCACGACTCTTCGACGACCGGACCAGACGAGAGCTCCTCCAGGAGCGCGTCCTCGTCCTCGACGGCGCCGCGGCGGACCCGGCTGCCGACGTCGCGCTGTGGATCCACTCCCCCGGCGGCTCCGTCCCCGCGATGCTCGCGATCCGTGACGTCATGCGGCTGGTGCCCAACGACGTGAGCACGCTCGCGCTCGGGATCGCCTGCAGCGCAGGGCAGTTCCTGCTCTCCTCCGGGACGCCGGGCAAGCGCCGCGCGTTGCCGCACTCCCGCGTCCTCATGCACCAGGGCTCGGCCGGCATCGGCGGTACGGCCGTGGACGTCGAGCTGCAGGCCGACGACCTGCGGCACACCCGCGACACCGTCCTCGGGCTGATCGCGCAGGACACCGGGCAACCGCTGGAGCGGGTCTTCGAGGACTCGCTGCGAGACCGGTGGTACTCGGCGCAGGAGGCGGTCGACTACGGCTTCGTCGACGCGATCGTGGCGTCCTTCGACGAGGTCTCCCCGAAGTCCAGGGAACGCACCGGATTTGCCGGCTCCCTTGCGGGGAGCGCGCGATGA
- a CDS encoding magnesium chelatase: MSNSTAAPTLSTVGELRAAGYVAKPLREELRDNLLARLREGEDPWPGLHGYEDTVIPQVERALLAGHDIVLLGERGQGKTRLLRTIAGLLDEWTPVIAGSDLAEHPFEPITHASRRLAAELGDALPITWRHRDERYVEKLATPDTSVADLIGDVDPMKVAEGRALGDPETIHFGLIPRSHRGIVTINELPDLAERIQVAMLNVMEERDIQVRGYVLRLPLDVLVLASANPEDYTNRGRIITPLKDRFGAEIRTHYPRELEAEIAVTRQEAHLVAEVPDHLLEVLARFTRNLRESSAVDQRSGVSARFAIAGAETIAASALHRAATEGEDDPVARVVDLETAVGVLGGKIEFESGEEGRELEILTHLLRTAVADTVRHLVLGIDFGPLVRTVEEGAEIATGEQVTAHDFLEGLPALGEATVYDEVYERFDARSDGERAAALELVLEGLYLARKIGKDSSGGATVYGH; the protein is encoded by the coding sequence GTGAGCAACTCCACTGCCGCCCCGACCCTCTCGACCGTCGGCGAGCTGCGTGCCGCCGGGTACGTCGCCAAGCCCCTTCGGGAGGAGCTGCGGGACAACCTCCTCGCCCGCCTGCGCGAGGGTGAGGACCCGTGGCCCGGACTGCACGGCTACGAGGACACGGTGATCCCGCAGGTCGAGCGAGCGCTGCTCGCCGGCCACGACATCGTGCTCCTCGGCGAGCGCGGTCAGGGCAAGACCCGCCTCCTGCGCACCATCGCGGGCCTGCTCGACGAGTGGACCCCGGTGATCGCCGGCTCCGACCTGGCCGAGCACCCCTTCGAGCCGATCACCCACGCATCCCGTCGCCTCGCCGCAGAGCTGGGCGACGCCCTTCCCATCACCTGGCGGCACCGCGACGAGCGCTATGTCGAAAAGCTGGCGACACCGGACACCTCCGTCGCCGACCTCATCGGTGACGTCGACCCGATGAAGGTCGCCGAGGGCCGTGCCCTGGGCGACCCCGAGACGATCCATTTCGGGCTCATCCCACGCAGCCACCGCGGGATCGTGACGATCAACGAGCTGCCGGACTTGGCCGAGCGGATCCAGGTGGCGATGCTCAACGTCATGGAGGAGCGGGACATCCAGGTCCGTGGCTATGTCCTGCGTCTGCCCCTCGACGTCCTCGTGCTCGCCAGCGCCAACCCCGAGGACTACACCAACCGTGGTCGCATCATCACGCCGCTCAAGGACCGCTTCGGTGCCGAGATCCGCACGCACTACCCCAGAGAGCTCGAGGCAGAGATCGCCGTGACCCGGCAGGAGGCGCACCTCGTCGCCGAGGTACCCGACCACCTCCTGGAGGTGCTCGCACGGTTCACCCGCAACCTGCGCGAGTCCTCGGCGGTCGACCAGCGCAGCGGGGTGAGCGCCCGGTTTGCCATCGCCGGTGCCGAGACGATCGCCGCGTCGGCACTCCACCGCGCCGCGACCGAGGGCGAGGACGACCCGGTGGCCCGGGTCGTCGACCTCGAGACCGCCGTCGGGGTCCTCGGCGGCAAGATCGAGTTCGAGAGCGGTGAGGAGGGGCGCGAGCTCGAGATCCTCACCCACCTGCTGCGCACCGCCGTCGCCGACACCGTCCGGCACCTCGTGCTCGGGATCGACTTCGGTCCGCTCGTGCGGACGGTCGAGGAGGGGGCCGAGATCGCGACCGGTGAGCAGGTCACCGCGCACGACTTCCTCGAGGGACTCCCGGCGCTGGGCGAGGCCACCGTCTACGACGAGGTCTACGAGCGCTTCGACGCCCGCTCCGACGGCGAGCGAGCAGCTGCCCTCGAGCTCGTGCTCGAGGGCCTGTACCTCGCCCGCAAGATCGGCAAGGACTCCTCCGGCGGGGCGACCGTGTATGGCCACTAG
- a CDS encoding vWA domain-containing protein, protein MATSRSRFHRYDGGDPLAPPADIAEALDTIGEQVMGGASPEHALREFLRRGGRGQTGLDDLARQVNELRRELLQQHGLDGTFREVRELLDRAVLEERKQLARDVHLDDLERDFAQMRLDNLSPSTAAAVSELQDYPWQSSQARADYEQIKDLLGREVLDQRFAGMKQALEGATDEDRAAVEAMLRDLNELLEKHERGEDTPQDFADFMDRHGDFFPEGPQDVDELVDALAQRAAAAQRLLNSMTPEQREELMQLSAQAFGSPGLMEALTRLDGTLQALRPGEDWSGSEQLGGEQGLGLGDGTGMLQDIARLDALGEQLSQSHAGAGLDDIDLDELARALGEQAAVDARALRDLEQALRSSGSVRRDSDGQLRLTPKAMRQLGKALLRDIAQRMSGRQGQRDLRQAGAAGERSGASRAWEFGDTEPWDIPRTILNGVRRRAADGGGRRIVADDIEVAETEARTQAAVALLVDTSFSMAMDGRWVPMKRTALALHTLIRTRFRGDHLQLIGFGRHAAVMEVEELTGLDAYWDKGTNLHHALLLANRHFRRHPNAQPVLLIVTDGEPTAHLEPGGQAFFDYPPHPLTIAVTVRELDNASRLGAQTTFFRLGEDPGLARFVETLARRAGGRVVAPELDDLGAAVVGSYLGSRGPAGGASGDYGDWFGGRGFWFGT, encoded by the coding sequence ATGGCCACTAGCCGCAGTCGCTTCCACCGCTACGACGGCGGGGACCCGCTCGCGCCGCCCGCCGACATCGCCGAGGCCCTCGACACGATCGGCGAGCAGGTCATGGGTGGCGCCTCACCGGAGCACGCGCTGCGCGAGTTCCTCCGGCGCGGCGGCCGTGGTCAGACGGGCCTGGACGACCTCGCCCGCCAGGTCAACGAGCTGCGGCGTGAGCTGCTCCAGCAGCACGGTCTCGACGGCACCTTCCGCGAGGTCCGCGAGCTGTTGGACCGCGCGGTGCTCGAGGAGCGCAAACAGCTGGCCCGGGACGTCCACCTCGACGACCTGGAGCGTGACTTCGCGCAGATGCGCCTGGACAACCTCTCGCCGTCGACCGCGGCCGCCGTGAGCGAGCTGCAGGACTACCCCTGGCAGTCCTCGCAGGCCCGCGCCGACTACGAGCAGATCAAGGACCTGCTCGGGCGTGAGGTGCTCGACCAGCGCTTCGCGGGGATGAAGCAGGCGCTCGAGGGCGCGACCGACGAGGACCGGGCAGCGGTCGAGGCGATGCTGCGCGACCTCAACGAGCTGCTTGAGAAGCACGAGCGTGGCGAGGACACCCCGCAGGACTTCGCCGACTTCATGGACCGCCACGGCGACTTCTTCCCCGAGGGGCCGCAGGACGTCGACGAGCTCGTCGACGCGCTGGCCCAGCGGGCCGCTGCGGCACAGCGGCTGCTCAACTCGATGACCCCCGAGCAGCGCGAGGAGCTCATGCAGCTGTCCGCCCAGGCCTTCGGCTCACCCGGGCTGATGGAGGCCCTGACCCGGCTCGACGGCACCCTGCAGGCGCTGCGTCCCGGCGAGGACTGGAGCGGGTCCGAGCAGCTCGGCGGCGAGCAGGGCCTCGGCCTCGGTGACGGCACCGGCATGCTGCAGGACATCGCGCGGCTCGACGCGCTGGGCGAGCAGCTCTCCCAGTCGCACGCCGGCGCCGGCCTGGACGACATCGACCTCGACGAGCTGGCCAGGGCTCTCGGGGAGCAGGCGGCTGTCGACGCTCGCGCCCTGCGCGACCTCGAGCAGGCCCTGCGCAGCAGCGGCTCGGTGCGCCGTGACTCCGACGGACAGCTGCGCCTCACCCCCAAGGCCATGCGTCAGCTGGGCAAGGCGCTGCTGCGCGACATCGCCCAGCGCATGTCAGGACGTCAGGGGCAACGCGACCTGCGCCAGGCCGGAGCGGCCGGCGAGCGGTCGGGGGCCTCACGTGCATGGGAGTTCGGCGACACCGAGCCGTGGGACATCCCCCGCACCATCCTCAACGGCGTGCGGCGACGGGCCGCCGACGGGGGCGGCCGCAGGATCGTCGCCGACGACATCGAGGTCGCCGAGACCGAGGCCCGCACCCAGGCCGCTGTCGCGTTGCTCGTCGACACCTCCTTCTCGATGGCCATGGACGGGCGCTGGGTCCCGATGAAGCGGACAGCGTTGGCCCTGCACACCCTCATCCGCACCCGGTTCCGCGGCGACCACCTCCAGCTGATCGGCTTCGGTCGGCATGCCGCGGTCATGGAGGTCGAGGAGCTGACCGGCCTCGACGCCTACTGGGACAAGGGGACCAACCTCCACCACGCGCTCCTCCTGGCCAACCGGCACTTCCGCCGGCACCCCAACGCCCAGCCCGTGCTGCTGATCGTCACCGACGGCGAGCCCACCGCGCACCTCGAGCCCGGTGGTCAGGCCTTCTTCGACTACCCGCCGCACCCGCTGACGATCGCCGTCACGGTGCGCGAGCTCGACAACGCCTCGCGGCTCGGGGCGCAGACGACCTTCTTCCGCCTCGGGGAGGACCCCGGTCTCGCGCGGTTCGTCGAGACGCTGGCGCGACGCGCCGGTGGCCGGGTCGTCGCCCCGGAGCTGGACGACCTCGGCGCCGCGGTCGTGGGTTCCTACCTCGGGTCGCGCGGCCCGGCCGGGGGAGCATCAGGCGACTACGGCGACTGGTTCGGCGGCCGGGGCTTCTGGTTCGGCACCTGA
- a CDS encoding putative hydro-lyase, which translates to MPETVASLSPDLARARFREGLRVPTSGWSAGWTQANLIAVPREQAYDVLLFAQRNPKSCPVLDVTEPGEVGCGIFDGDLRTDIPGYRVYEDGELVAEVSDVRDLWRKDLVAFLIGCSFTFEAALLEAGVPVRHVEVGSNVPMYRTNRPCRSAGSIGGPLVVSMRPMPADQVATAVRVTSRYPAVHGAPVHIGDPEALGITDLASPDFGEAVPIGDGEIPVFWACGVTPQAAVMQSRPPFAIGHAPGMMAITDARDSDYLVP; encoded by the coding sequence GTGCCTGAGACCGTCGCGTCCCTGTCCCCCGACCTGGCCCGGGCCCGCTTCCGCGAAGGCCTGCGCGTGCCCACCTCGGGGTGGAGCGCTGGCTGGACCCAGGCCAACCTCATCGCCGTCCCCCGCGAGCAGGCCTACGACGTCCTGCTCTTCGCCCAGCGCAACCCGAAGTCCTGCCCCGTCCTCGACGTCACCGAGCCCGGCGAGGTGGGGTGCGGGATCTTCGACGGCGACCTGCGCACCGACATCCCGGGATACCGGGTCTACGAGGACGGCGAGCTCGTGGCCGAGGTGTCGGACGTCCGCGACCTGTGGCGCAAGGACCTGGTGGCCTTCCTGATCGGGTGCAGCTTCACCTTCGAGGCCGCGCTGCTCGAGGCCGGTGTGCCCGTCCGCCACGTCGAGGTCGGCAGCAATGTCCCGATGTACCGGACCAACCGGCCATGCCGGTCCGCGGGGTCGATCGGTGGCCCCCTCGTCGTCTCGATGCGGCCGATGCCGGCGGACCAGGTCGCCACGGCCGTGCGGGTCACCTCGCGCTACCCGGCCGTCCACGGGGCGCCGGTGCACATCGGGGACCCGGAGGCACTCGGCATCACGGACCTCGCCTCGCCCGACTTCGGTGAGGCCGTCCCGATCGGTGACGGGGAGATCCCGGTCTTCTGGGCGTGCGGAGTCACTCCCCAGGCCGCAGTGATGCAGTCTCGACCTCCCTTCGCCATCGGCCACGCGCCCGGGATGATGGCCATCACCGATGCCCGGGACAGCGACTACCTCGTGCCGTAG
- a CDS encoding biotin-dependent carboxyltransferase family protein has translation MSAFRALEIIATGPQTTIQDLGREGLAGLGVGRSGAADLGSLRLANRLLGNSEGAAALEVTLGGLEVRSRGGAWVVVTGATTPATGDGRPVGHAAVTWLPDGSSLRLGAATAGLRSYVAVRGGIDVPPVLHSRSTDTMAGLGPPVPRPGDLLPVGPTPSAPPLVDVAPVAAPTTGEVLLRVVPGPRDDWFVPDVISTLVGGTYEVTAESNRVGMRLSGPVLERAREGELQSEGMVPGALQVPPTGQPTLFLADHPVTGGYPVVAVVVSDDIGLAAQAQPGQHIRFVLGGSRA, from the coding sequence GTGAGTGCCTTCCGCGCGCTCGAGATCATCGCGACCGGGCCGCAGACCACCATCCAGGACCTCGGTCGCGAGGGTCTGGCCGGTCTGGGCGTCGGCCGGTCGGGCGCTGCCGACCTCGGCTCGCTCCGACTGGCCAACCGGCTCCTCGGCAACAGCGAGGGAGCCGCTGCCCTCGAGGTGACCCTCGGCGGGCTCGAGGTGCGCTCCCGCGGTGGCGCGTGGGTCGTCGTGACCGGGGCGACGACCCCCGCGACCGGAGACGGGCGGCCCGTGGGCCACGCGGCGGTGACCTGGCTACCGGACGGGTCCTCCCTTCGCCTGGGGGCGGCGACGGCTGGGCTGCGCAGCTATGTCGCCGTCCGGGGCGGCATCGACGTCCCGCCGGTCCTGCACTCCCGCTCGACGGACACGATGGCCGGTCTCGGCCCGCCGGTCCCCCGCCCCGGGGACCTGCTGCCCGTGGGTCCGACCCCGAGTGCCCCTCCCCTCGTCGACGTCGCGCCGGTCGCCGCCCCCACGACCGGTGAGGTGCTGCTGCGCGTCGTCCCGGGCCCGCGCGACGACTGGTTCGTGCCGGACGTCATCTCCACCCTGGTGGGGGGCACCTACGAGGTCACCGCCGAGAGCAACCGCGTGGGGATGCGCCTGTCCGGGCCGGTGCTGGAGCGCGCCCGTGAGGGTGAGCTCCAGAGCGAAGGGATGGTCCCCGGCGCCCTGCAGGTGCCACCCACCGGTCAGCCGACCCTCTTCCTCGCCGACCATCCCGTGACCGGTGGCTACCCCGTCGTCGCCGTCGTCGTCAGCGATGACATCGGCCTGGCCGCCCAGGCCCAGCCCGGTCAGCACATCCGCTTCGTCCTCGGAGGTTCCCGTGCCTGA
- a CDS encoding 5-oxoprolinase subunit B family protein, whose translation MRLMPCADSGLLVEMSDMDEVLALYSHLDEDLPDGVIDMVPAATTLLLTIDRAVTDVERLARAVSGISVGTHHRATAGEVEIPVVYDGADLSEVARLTGLAEREVIEAHTGTPWTVAFCGFAPGFGYMVGGDERLQVPRRDNPRTKVPPGSVALAGEFASVYPRESPGGWQLIGRTALQVWDIQREPPALLVPGTVVRYVETAA comes from the coding sequence ATGAGGCTCATGCCCTGCGCCGACTCCGGGCTGCTCGTGGAGATGTCGGACATGGACGAGGTGCTGGCCCTCTACTCCCACCTCGACGAGGATCTCCCGGACGGCGTCATCGACATGGTGCCGGCGGCGACGACGCTCCTGCTCACCATCGACCGGGCCGTGACGGACGTGGAGCGACTGGCGCGAGCGGTGTCGGGCATCTCGGTGGGGACCCACCACCGGGCAACCGCCGGCGAGGTGGAGATCCCCGTCGTCTACGACGGAGCGGACCTCTCGGAGGTCGCGCGCCTCACCGGGCTCGCCGAGCGCGAGGTCATCGAGGCGCACACCGGGACCCCGTGGACGGTGGCCTTCTGCGGCTTCGCCCCCGGCTTCGGCTACATGGTCGGTGGCGACGAGCGCCTGCAGGTGCCTCGCCGTGACAACCCGCGCACCAAGGTGCCGCCGGGGTCCGTCGCGCTCGCCGGTGAGTTCGCGAGCGTCTACCCGCGGGAGTCACCCGGCGGCTGGCAGCTCATCGGACGGACTGCGCTCCAGGTCTGGGACATCCAGCGCGAACCGCCGGCGCTGCTGGTCCCCGGGACCGTGGTGCGCTACGTGGAGACGGCCGCGTGA